The sequence cactttgccgctCAGCGACTtcgcggtcctgcacgtatatggtgggatcattattgtgcaatgcagcctactgaacatatcatatcttgggaggaattcagaactgccttcagatcacatcatattccggatggactaattgaaagaaagttaaatgagttcttggctctagatcagggaacccgcactgttctacaatatgcacagaccttcaatcatctgtgccagtatgcgggccatcatgctgatactgatgccaagaaacgtgatcgtttccgtcgtggcctcaataccaagctcaaggaacgtttaaacttggttcagcccaatacctataatgagctggttaatatggccattacgcaagaggactgtattgctgcacatcgtgctgagaaaaagcgaaagacaccaacgggaccctcgagtgcccagccgccgaggtatcgtctagtgcaaaatactccacccagacctccacaaagaaatgccccagtgggcaggtttgtctttaggccgcctcagcaaccaggaggattcagacctccagtgcctcagcagctGCAGCAACAACAGTTTAGTCAAAGGCCGAATGTCCCATaattcaatagtgggaatagtaataatcgatgtttcaactgcggcagtacttCTCACTTTGCCAAAAATTGTCCGCAGCCCAGAAGGAATAATTCAGGGCAAAACTTCAACcaaaacaacaacaagggcaaggacAAGAgacaaatggtgcaagtccggcaagggcgagttaacttcactactcttgcagaccttccagaaggagcaccagtaatgacgggtactttctctatccacaataaacccgcagtcatattatttgattttggtgcaacgcatagttttataagtgccaaatttggagcaagaataggattgaacttttgtcatactaagagatcttttatgataacaactcctggtgggaagatagcttccaatcaaatcattacACATGTACcccttaagttgggtagtaaagtgataaagacagatttgattttgttgaatttagaaggcatggatgttattttgggcatggattggatgactaagcataaagtactgttagatatttcttcccgagctatcgagatagattcaccacatcaaggagccaccatactctatctaccacaacaaGAGTGCtttaactcttgtgcctatgccgcaAAAGacattaaacttgaagatatccctgttgtgtgggaatatgcggatgtatttccagatgatttgcctggaatgcccccggatagagatattgagtttgttattgagcttcaacccggtaccgcctctatttctaagaggtcgtaccgaatgcctccaaatgagttagcagaattgaaagtccaacttcaataccttcttgacaagggctttatacgtccaagttcttcaccctggggatgtccagccctgtttgtgaagaagaaggacaacagcttgaggctatgtgttgattatcgaccactcaatgcggtcactattaaaaacaagtatcctcttccccgcattgatattctgtttgatcagttagctggagctaaggttttctctaagattgatcttcgttccggctaccatcaaataaagatcaagccttgtgatattcaaaagactgctactcgtactattctgttggcaattctgttgctttgtttcaccctctttgtatttcttatttgtacatattattattaattttgtgcaGAAGAGGTGGGACCATGTACAGTCTCGTCGAGCCTATCCTGAATTTGTGGCTGAGTTTGATCGGTTGACACCTGAAGACGTCgtgtgggagccctactccgagttggctataaacactcgtgcaccgatcgggatatcttcggtttgctttcaggaccaggccttttggatgacaactacagcgttggtgtacgacgtttacattgaggctcactgcccggacagagtcaggagacagttcggtcaaaggcagttgtatcCTGTGCCGTCAGCATTGGATCGGATCGAACACCATGACCACAGGTAACAATTCATATACTATTTCAGTGACTATGCATTCTATAGTtaactaatcatatttgactaaattgttttcaatatttagtttatcgaggactgggcaacccttctccaacatgtgggtgacaagggtgcagccttgggtcgatggctgggaccAGGCAGAGGAGAACGTGGCGCTTACGACCCCTGCACACACGGAGGCTTCGTACAGGGCGTACCTGAGCTAGTACCAGCCTTAGACTCGTTGCCGCTTGATATATGTTGACATGCaaccacagccgcatgttgcgacagCACAGGATGGCTACGCACGACatagggatgaggcattagctggggcggtgagtcaaagttatcatcgcttttcaaatactttggattacagtgttaatgtctttctttttcttgcttgcagtttgaaatgtgcaggttgatggacatagatgccagggcgaatttgatgaggattcgagcgggatctatgatggataggaatgagtaagagtcggcctggacccgagtttcacaaagagcccattccatgcttgaagcctttggtagccggacatcgtacgatgactcgtacggttcgtctcaagcctcgacctcgttttcttgtggtcccacacagcagcagtcttcccaagcaccttattggtctcagcagcattatccaggtacgtgaggatacttactaACTTTCTATTTTGAAGCCAACAATTAATTCTTAGTCCATACATGTGATGCACACCCACCTTACcaacctcacggagggactcagtttagtaccatggcaccagctgcattgatgtcatttcaaccaacacaggcaccaccacgaTCTTTTGGTAGACATATAGTcaatatcttaatttcaattaattgtggtatgaagtctaattccttttgtacttacatataggatcacaacagttatatgatgctggaccttcttcgtattaccctacggcgacagcagaaggaacgcaaggtaaatacctaatctatagcccgaatttatcatgtgcttcttatttctatgaatattttaaataatttgaacggtttacaggatcgcaccaccagcttcctgatatgggtcattcttcgtatccaccaccaccaggtacgtatgatgaatatgtacccaaatatatgacttataagacgatgattaagatatcttaattgctactgtatagggcccacacaggatacctttgaggcgaacttcgaagattggagtcggttattttctacacctaaccagcaggccgatcctaccttccagacacctatggccaccggacgtccgggtagagacgtagggcctccagagcggcacacctactctacagaccacgtccacactcagcgtaaaagaggtcgacatggccaGGGTGGCTggggtggttaggaggtgcttctagttgtttctgtatttttgttatggacatgtcgtcATATTATACTttatttcgttctcatgcatcacctatttcgttttcatttgcgtatgtgtatgaattgttaacttatacttttcatattcatataCTTTATTAATGCTTTTTATTTGTATCCAAAAATAtctaaaaccacatctaatggTCCATTCTGCGGggagggggagcctgccgccactccactgggcggcaggccccctgccgcccggcaggggggcggcaggctcccgccaagggccTCCGCGCAAATAAATGCAATTTGCATTTATTTGCGCGGAggcccttggcgggagcctgccgcccccctgccgggcggcaggggtataaaactgtaaattatgaaattgaaaatatatttatgtaaaaaatatttttcaaaaaatataaaaataaaaaaaacgcgcGATTCGGCTCTGGAACCATTCTAGCCCATTAAGTCATTGAGCCCAATAGATGACCGGCCCAACTGAGCCAAACCCTGCGCACCCGACCGCTCCTTCCTCCCCACGCGGCCACCCCCAGACCGCCGCCCGCATCTCCATCCCCAGACCCCAGCGCCACGCTGCCACCCGCCGGCGCCCCTGGCCTCCGCCGACCCCGCcaggccccgccccgccgccgtcccccagCGCCACCCACCGGTGGCcctggccgccctcgcccccgctcccagcccccgccgccgcctagaCGCCCGCGCTCGCCGACCCGCCACCCCGGCTggccggcgcccgccgccgccccgacgtGCGCCCGCCCCCACGGCTGGTGGCCCCGCCCAGCGGCCGGCGCACGCCCACACGACGCCGGGGCGCCACGGCCAGCGGCTCCGAGGCCCCGAGGCCGAGTCCGCCAAGCGCCCAGCCACTGGGCCAGCGCTCGCAGCCActtctccttctccccttctccaTCTTGTCCACAACGGCTAATCAATTGCGTCCTGCAGTGTAAGTGCTACATCAATTGTGAATAAAATGCTTCTGAAATTTGCTATTGAattcctttgtttttttttttgcattctgAAAAGTTTCGGCCGGTTCCTGTTTTCAAGGAACCGAATTTTCAAAAGAACCGGCGCGGCCACGTCTCGCACTTCCCGGCTCCGGTAGCATCCTGGCCGCTTCCGCTTCCAAATCATCTctcccgcctccaccgccagcCGGCGACCGGCCCCAAGCTCCCTCTAGTCCCGCAGGCCACAGGTAACCAAAACCCTGACCCCAAATCCTCATCCCCATTCAATTTCTAGTACGAATTTGGGTGATTGATGGATAAACAAGATATCAACTGGTTGATGGAGTAAGTCTATTTAATTATCGACATTGTGAACTAGATTTTTATTTTTGGATTGGACATTTTGTTTTGGCTTAGGAATTGAAAATATTCAGTTGCAAAATCCTTGCTCTGCCACTTGTGTTAGAAAAATACAGTTAAGTAAATTTCATGCTAGTCATATGATGATTTTACACGAAAATCTGGGGTGCACAGTTATGTTCACATGACCATTTCGGCATAAATTGAAAACTGGAATGGTGTAGGGCATGTTTGGTTGGCAAaccacatgtttttttttactaAGGTGGCTAGCAGCTAGCCTAGTGTTGGTGATTTAGATTGCCTGCTATTCCCAAATAGCTAAACCAAAATTGAAATTACATGCCTCTTTGTAACACTGTAATCTCAGaagaaacaaaccaaatatAAATTGGTGGTACTTCCAGAGTCAATTTGTCAGTTCAAACCAAGATTTTACATGATAAAAAAGTTGTTTCCTTAAATTTTAAAATCTGTAGAAACAAAATAACACCCATCGCATTATGCCCATCATGATATTATTGATACAAAGAAGTGTTTTGGCATACATTACATATTCGGAATTTGTTGAGTACTTAATTGTTCCCCCCTGCATACAGTGGTCCAGCTTCCCCTATGGTTCTAGGCAGCAACATTTCCATCCAGAAAACTTTATATGAGGTTTTATCTGTGAATGAAGATGCTACATATGACGAAATCCGTGCAGCATACAAGTCTGCTGCTCTGAACACACATCCTGACAAAGCACATACAACTCTTGAGTCATCTGTGCCTTCCGGTGAGCAGCAAGAATTTCTGAGCGTGCAGAAAGCTTGGGAAATCCTACGTCATCCTGCATCTAGAGCAGACTATGATAAGCAGCTGCAATCATCCAGACAAAACATTGAGATCATTGCATCTGAAATCGAAGTCGGGGATATGATCATCGAGAGCACTGCTGATACTGTAGAGCTGTTGTACCCATGCAGGTGCGGCGATTATTTTTCCATCACTTCATGTGAGCTTTGCGAGATGGGAATTTTGGTCAGTGGAGATGGAGAAGTAGAACAGCAGGCGTCTAATTCTGCATCAGCTTCTGTTGTTCTGGGCTGTGGCTCTTGTTCTCTTAAAGTACGTTTGGTTATAAATGAAACTTCATAATACATTTCAGACTCTGGTTGTATGTTTCCTGGCAGGACAAGTTTGAGCAAATGACCTCAAAATTATTGAGGAATATGCCTCTGGTTTTCCTGAAAATAGTGCAGACTAAGATTATTTGTTCTTCTGGGAAGTATTGTGAGATCCTCATGATGGATGCATTGTGATAAATGACATCTTGACCGTTGTAAGCAGCTAACCACAATTGTTAATTCCAAACGCTGGGAATTTAAAATGTTCCCACGGTGGTTATCCGGTACATCTTTGGGTAATGTTGTTTATGGGCCGATTTAATGGTCTCACGTGCCAGTCATTCGCCTAAACAACAGTGCTTGTTGTTGTCGGATCTGGCCTCCCTGCTGCTGGATCCGGCCTGGCCGGCCCCGGAtccggcctcctcgccgccctccacgtcggccgccgccgcgcctgcctTGTGCGCCCTTGTGCCGGCGGCTAGGGGCTGGGCCCATTGCCGAGCCACGTTGGGCCAAGCCGCGCCCACGCTGGTGGCCTGGGGTCGGGTCGCGCCCTTGTTGGCATCCAGGGGCTGCGCCCGCACCGGCGGCCTAGGGATGAGTCGTGCTCGAGCCGGCGGCTCTAGGCTGCGCCTGCACCGGTGACTAGGGAGCCGCGCCGTCCCAGGGGTCAGAGCCGATTGCAGCGGCTGGGGAGAGGAAGGGTGAGGGAGGGGCGACGGTGGTGGCTGAGGGTGAGGGAGGGGCAGCGGctgagggagggggggggggggggggggggaacgaGGAAAAAAACTCTAAGTTCTGTTTATATATTGGGCCTTGAGCTAGGCCAGATTTTAGATGGTGGGTATTATGAAATAACCGTCTCGATAAagtcatattttttttgtttggcaaAGATGGCTCTCTCCTGGTAAACTGAGTAATAGGCACTATGGCCCTGTTCGAATGGCCATTAAGCGCTGGGCTGGAGGCTGGCTGGAGCTCTTACGGCTGGGCTGGAGGCTGGCTGGAGCTCTTGCGGCTGCCGATGCTGGCGGCTTGCCAGCTGTTCAGCTTGATCGGCTGGACTGGGCCAGCTAGCGCTTAATGGCCATCCGAACAGGCTGATAAACTGTTTGTCCTGAAGCAATGCAATGGTCAATGGACAGGGGGTCATCCCTggaactcaaaaaaaaaaaacatattgcTGCAAACCTCTTTTCAGTGACTGCTAAAGAAATACTGTGGTAATAGAACATCCTCAGTTGGCTGAAACCAAAATGAATTGTGGCATCAATTGTAGGATCACGAAAATTAATGAGCTGGAAACCAATCACAGGCAGGATGGTAATCTGAAGGACTTGTCACTCTTTTCATTTGCCGGATCATGCATGATAAACTCCTTATCTACTGGGTTTTGACTTTTGTGCATAGAGAAGTACTAGATGACAAATGGTCAAATGCATAATATTAGTTTTCAGGCGATTGTATCAGCTAAGCTCCAACAACAAACAGAAAACGCAAATACAAAAGCCTTCTTTCTGCCTCCAACAGCACAACGCCCAGCTACTTGTTCCCCTTGACCATGATGAGCTTCAGAAGTTCAGTTAAAACCGAGGGGCAGCATGCCTCGAGATGCTTGTACCCTTCAGTTGCAGCGACAGCTTGGAGATTTTCTGGGGTAGCCAGGATGAACTTCATGCACCTGGATTTGAGCTCCGAGCACCCATGCTGCTCCGCCAAAGCCAATGTGGTCGCAACCGTATCCACGCTGATGTCCGTGTACACCTTGTCAACACAGATATCCTCTTGAGCCTCTCCAATCCATACCGATCTGCCGCTTCAAGAAGATGTTGCGCCATCAATGTCGCCTGCTCTCCCTCCTGGTCCAGCTCGGGCGCCGTGTCGGTGTACACGAAGTGGAGCATGGCCCTGAATACCTCCGCGCTCCATGTCATTGATCTCGACGCACGGCGACGCCTTCTCCTTCATGTCGCCGAAGAACTCGGCCATGAAaaccggcgacctcgccgcgaGCACTGACCGGTG comes from Panicum virgatum strain AP13 chromosome 4K, P.virgatum_v5, whole genome shotgun sequence and encodes:
- the LOC120704170 gene encoding DPH4 homolog produces the protein MVLGSNISIQKTLYEVLSVNEDATYDEIRAAYKSAALNTHPDKAHTTLESSVPSGEQQEFLSVQKAWEILRHPASRADYDKQLQSSRQNIEIIASEIEVGDMIIESTADTVELLYPCRCGDYFSITSCELCEMGILVSGDGEVEQQASNSASASVVLGCGSCSLKVRLVINETS